The nucleotide sequence TACATCTTCAGTCAAGCAAACCATTCCGAGCGCTGAACGAAAAGGACCAGAAGTCTTGTAGATATTTAGAACGACATTATCATCGATTGGGTTTTAACGATGGCTGGATCAGTCAAGGTATGGGTTTGAAGCTGCTCGATGATACCATTTCAAACTATGATCTCATCTATGTGAAGGGGAACCAGAAGgcacattttttgaaaaatcgtccaTGTCATCCAAATCGATGTTGTAGGAATTTAAAGATTATCGACCTATCGCTAGAAAAATGTAATGTAGCCGAagagattaaattaaatgtttcgTTAGATGTGTGTTGGTGTCATAACGGGTTCCCAGCCGTATGTTCGCAAAACAAcgcattaatattaaaaaattatgtgaaCCAATCCAAATTTATGCTGTAAACCAATCAAAATGTATTGTactgtaaaaaataaatgtatatattttGTAAACTATTGAACTTTCATTCATTCAGTCCTTAACGTCCAACAAGTTAAGATGTACCtccatattaattttaaatctatttaCCTGTTGATatatatattgaaatatatatCTGGAATGTTAAACGACGATACTGATGATATTTATAACCTTCTTGTTAAGTATGGACATATTTCGGCGGTGGACTTTGACGAACAACCCAATTTACATTTAGATCGTCAGGAAATATTAGCTGAAGGTCTATCTCACTTTCAAAATTACTATCATCTCCCTATAACAGGGGAGGCTGATAATGATACGTTAAAGCTACTGTTAAAACCCCGATGTGGTAATTTGgatgtttatacaaatttaaactATAAACATATAACGCGTAAGTGGAActttactaaaattaaatgggGTTTGTTCCAACCATATCATCTACAGTCCGTAGAGCTATTTAGAAAGGCGTTTAACGTTTGGTCTGAGcatataaatttacaatttcaaaaaacttatcgagatattaacattttaatcggGTTTCGAAGTGTGAATCATACACTTATCCAAAATCCTAGGATAAATTGCCCCGCTAAATTTGACTGTAAAGGAGGTGTGCTAGCTCACGCAGAGTATCCGAGTATACATAAAGATAAAGTTGAAATTCATATAGACATAGACGAGAATTGGAATTTCactaataataacgaaaatgaAGTCAATTTATTACCAGTTATTATACATGAAATTGGACACTCTTTAGGGTTAGATCATAATAATCGAAATGATTCCGTAATGTATGCATATTATGGTGGAGTTGAAACCTTAAGTCGGCATGACATTGATAATATACAGAGAATCTATGGACGTAAATCACTTGATAAACCTAGTATCTCTACAACAACCTCGATTCCCACTACAAATAGAACTCAAACTTCGACTACAACaagaacaacaacaacaacagtAAGGCCATCAccatcaacaacaacaacaacaacaataaggTCAACATCAGTTTCAACTGTCAACGTCTCCCATATATGCGATGTGGATGAAAAGTTCacagcatttttaatttacgataAAATAGTCTACGTTTTCTTTAAGCAGTGGGTTTGGTTAATTGatctaaagactaaaaaacCGATTCAATCCGAAGCTGTAAACATTTTAGATTGGATACACCCCTTGAGAGGGGTTTTAGACAATAGCGACTATGACTATGTAGTGTCAGTAGATTCAAATGGTCTATTcacatttattatcaaaaatgaaatatatataattgaaattaagagTTTAACTGTAAGGTATAAATATAGATTTTCTGAAACGGAATTAGGTTTAACTGATGCAAGTAAAATTAGAGGTGTGGTTACCAGTAACTACGGTTTGACATACATCTTTTTCGATAAACATTACATCATTCAGGTAGATGAGTACTTTTACAGaagaaaaaagattataatGTCTGCAGATGAATTCTTTCCGGG is from Onthophagus taurus isolate NC chromosome 8, IU_Otau_3.0, whole genome shotgun sequence and encodes:
- the LOC139431357 gene encoding matrix metalloproteinase-16-like — translated: MLNDDTDDIYNLLVKYGHISAVDFDEQPNLHLDRQEILAEGLSHFQNYYHLPITGEADNDTLKLLLKPRCGNLDVYTNLNYKHITRKWNFTKIKWGLFQPYHLQSVELFRKAFNVWSEHINLQFQKTYRDINILIGFRSVNHTLIQNPRINCPAKFDCKGGVLAHAEYPSIHKDKVEIHIDIDENWNFTNNNENEVNLLPVIIHEIGHSLGLDHNNRNDSVMYAYYGGVETLSRHDIDNIQRIYGRKSLDKPSISTTTSIPTTNRTQTSTTTRTTTTTVRPSPSTTTTTTIRSTSVSTVNVSHICDVDEKFTAFLIYDKIVYVFFKQWVWLIDLKTKKPIQSEAVNILDWIHPLRGVLDNSDYDYVVSVDSNGLFTFIIKNEIYIIEIKSLTVRYKYRFSETELGLTDASKIRGVVTSNYGLTYIFFDKHYIIQVDEYFYRRKKIIMSADEFFPGIPNNFSGVYKTSDGLLNFFVGDIIIRYNEYLKEVVSSSEKNLSLLGISCPYKSLIDQLKYILSTIISSNITIPAEN